One region of Oryza sativa Japonica Group chromosome 10, ASM3414082v1 genomic DNA includes:
- the LOC4349162 gene encoding protein HOTHEAD, producing the protein MAALGRASSSAPVLAAAAAVLLSLCLAALSEEQEQLENLRFVRHAQDAPLVSSYNYIVIGGGTAGCPLAATLSEHSRVLLLERGGLPYANMSSEQHFTDALADTSPASPAQRFISEDGVVNARARVLGGGSCLNAGFYTRASNEYVRASGWDARLVNSSYRWVERSLVFRPDVPPWQAALRDALLEVGVTPDNGFTFDHVTGTKIGGTIFDNSGQRHTAADFLRHARPRGLTVLLYATVSRILFKSQDGVPYPVAYGVVFSDPLGVQHRVYLRDGDKNEVIVSAGTLGSPQLLMLSGVGPQAHLEAHGIEVIVDQPMVGQGVADNPMNSVFIPSPVPVELSLVQVVGITRSGSFIEGVSGSEFGMPVSDGALRWARSFGMLSPQTGQLGTLPPKQRTPEALQRAAEAMMRLDRRAFRGGFILEKILGPVSSGHVELRTTDPRANPSVTFNYFREAEDLERCVHGIETIERVIQSRAFSNFTYANASVESIFTDSANFPVNLLPRHVNDSRSPEQYCMDTVMTIWHYHGGCHVGAVVDDDYRVFGVQGLRVIDSSTFKYSPGTNPQATVMMLGRYMGVKIQSERWKK; encoded by the exons ATGGCAGCACTTGGCCGCgcgagctcgtcggcgccggtgcttgccgccgccgccgccgtgctcctctcgcTCTGCCTCGCCGCGCTCTCGGAAGAGCAAG AGCAACTGGAGAACCTGCGGTTCGTGCGGCACGCGCAGGACGCGCCGCTGGTGTCGAGCTACAACTACAtcgtcatcggcggcggcacggcggggtGCCCGCTGGCGGCGACGCTGTCGGAGCACTCGCGCGTGCTGCTGCTGGAGCGCGGCGGCCTGCCGTACGCCAACATGTCGAGCGAGCAGCACTTCACGGACGCGCTGGCCGAcacgtcgccggcgtcgccggcgcagCGGTTCATCTCGGAGGACGGCGTGGTGAACGCCCGGGCGCGGGTGCTCGGCGGCGGGAGCTGCCTCAACGCCGGGTTCTACACGCGGGCGAGCAACGAGTACGTGCGCGCCTCCGGGTGGGACGCGCGGCTGGTGAACTCGTCGTACCGGTGGGTGGAGCGCTCGCTGGTGTTCCGCCCCGACGTGCCGCCGTGGCAGGCGGCGCTCCGCGACGCGCTGCTCGAGGTCGGCGTCACGCCCGACAACGGCTTCACCTTCGACCACGTCACCGGCACCAAGATCGGCGGCACCATCTTCGACAACTCCGGCCAgcgccacaccgccgccgactTCCTCCGCCACGCCCGCCCCCGCGGCCTCACCGTCCTCCTCTACGCCACCGTCTCCCGTATCCTCTTCAAAAGCCAAG ACGGGGTGCCGTACCCGGTGGCGTACGGGGTGGTGTTCTCGGACCCGCTGGGGGTGCAGCACCGGGTGTACCTCCGCGACGGCGACAAGAACGAGGTGATCGTGTCGGCGGGGACGCTGGGGAGCCCGCAGCTGCTGATGCTGAGCGGCGTCGGGCCGCAGGCGCACCTGGAGGCGCACGGCATCGAGGTGATCGTGGACCAACCCATGGTCGGGCAGGGCGTCGCCGACAACCCGATGAACTCGGTGTTCATCCCGTCGCCGGTGCCGGTGGAGCTCTCCCTGGTGCAGGTCGTCGGCATCACCCGCTCCGGCAGCTTCATCGAGGGGGTGAGCGGGTCGGAGTTCGGCATGCCGGTGTCGGACGGCGCGCTCCGGTGGGCGCGCAGCTTCGGGATGCTGTCGCCGCAGACGGGGCAGCTCGGCACGCTGCCGCCGAAGCAGAGGACGCCGGAGGCGctgcagcgggcggcggaggcgatgaTGCGGCTGGACAGGAGGGCGTTCCGGGGAGGCTTCATCCTGGAGAAGATCCTCGGGCCGGTGTCCTCCGGCCACGTCGAGCTGCGAACCACCGACCCGAGGGCGAACCCGTCGGTGACGTTCAACTACTTCCGCGAGGCAGAGGATCTGGAGCGGTGCGTCCATGGCATCGAGACGATCGAGCGGGTGATCCAGTCGCGGGCCTTCTCCAACTTCACCTACGCCAACGCCTCCGTCGAGTCCATCTTCACCGATTCCGCCAACTTCCCCGTCAACCTGCTGCCGCGCCATGTCAACGACTCGCGCTCGCCGGAGCAGTACTGCATGGACACCGTCATGACCATCTGGCACTACCACGGCGGCTGCCatgtcggcgccgtcgtcgacgacgattACCGGGTGTTCGGGGTGCAGGGGCTCAGGGTGATCGACAGCTCCACCTTCAAGTACTCCCCCGGCACCAACCCTCAGGCCACCGTCATGATGCTCGGCAG GTATATGGGTGTGAAGATTCAGTCCGAGAGATGGAAGAAATGA
- the LOC4349161 gene encoding phospholipase D gamma 1 — MEGGNHGGGGYPYPPPQQYPYPYGQYPYQYPPPQQQPPPPSAYLSPSRSFHGYPSAPPPQPQPQPYAHHSAPLQPYPPPPQHHAYPPPQPHPPSPYVYDPYHAPAAAYPSYPSPNPSPSISPSSSFHHHPEPPSPSPSAPSYPSIADGLANMHVSDRHDYPPPPSPAAVPAASSPSVLPPSASFPGGGSSHGGGGMQMVPYGPPAGGSQHGGMQMVAYGSPAGGSQHGSVRPSLKVVLLHGTLDVWVYDARNLPNKDLFSKRVGDLLGPRLIGAVGSKMSSANMTSDPYVTIQVSYATVARTYVVPNNENPVWTQNFLVPVGHDAAEVEFVVKDNDVFGAQLIGTVSIPAEKLLFGERINGIYDVLESNGKPCAQGAVLRLSIQYIPVAQLKMYHHGVIAGPDSLGVPNTYFPMRRGNRVTLYQDAHVPDGCLPDFCLDHGMRYQHGQCWRDIYDAICQARRLIYIVGWSVFHTIHLIREGVEKMPSLGELLKMKSQEGVRVLLLVWDDPTSRSILGIKTDGFMGTRDEETRRFFKHSSVQVLLCPRSAGKRHSWVKQQETGTIFTHHQKTVILDADAGNHKRKIIAFVGGLDLCGGRYDTPSHPLFRSLQTVHKEDYYNPNFATVDARGPREPWHDLHSKIDGPAAYDVLQNFQERWLKASKRHGIKKLGKSYDDALLSIERIPDFISINDAIYFSDNDPETWHVQVFRSIDSNSAKGFPKDPREATRKNLVCGKNVLIDMSIHTAYVNAIRGAQHFIYIENQYFIGSSFNWDSNKDIGANNLIPIEIALKIANKIKAKERFSAYIVIPMWPEGNPTGAPTQRILYWQHKTMQMMYETIYRALKEEGLDDLYEPQDYLNFFCLGNREVADSPSTSNSTSTPQEQARKHRRFMVYVHSKGMIVDDEYVIIGSANINQRSMEGIRDTEIAMGAYQPQYTWASKVSAPRGQIYGYRMSLWAEHIGVVEEGFNYPETMECMRRVRQIGEQNWERFVDNEVTEMRGHLMKYPVSVDRKGKVKPLPGCTSFPDMGGNICGSFRAIQENLTI; from the exons TCCGCCCCGCTCCAGCcttacccgccgccgccgcagcaccaTGCctacccgccgccgcagccgcatccGCCCTCGCCGTACGTCTACGACCCTTACCACGCGCCCGCCGCGGCGTACCCTTCCTACCCGAGCCCCAACCCCAGCCCGTCCATCTCCCCGAGCTCCAGCTTCCACCACCACCCTGaaccgccatcgccatcgccctcCGCGCCGTCGTACCCCTCCATTGCGGATGGGCTCGCCAACATGCACGTCTCCGACCGCCACGactacccgccgccgccgtcgccggcggccgtgcCCGCGGCGTCGTCCCCCTCCGTGCTCCCGCCTTCCGCGTCGTTccccggcggcgggagcagccacggcggtggcgggatgCAGATGGTGCCGTACGGCCCTCCTGCCGGAGGGTCGCAGCACGGTGGGATGCAGATGGTGGCGTACGGCTCGCCGGCCGGAGGGTCGCAGCACGGCAGCGTGAGGCCATCCCTGAAGGTGGTGCTGCTCCACGGCACCCTCGACGTCTGGGTGTACGACGCTCGGAACCTCCCGAACAAGGATCTCTTCTCCAAGAGGGTCGGCGACCTCCTCGGTCCGCGCCTCATCGGCGCCGTCGGCAGCAAAATGTCCAGCGCCAACATGACCAGCGACCCCTATGTTACCATCCAGGTCTCCTATGCCACCGTCGCGCGCACCTACGTCGTTCCCAACAATGAGAACCCCGTTTGGACGCAGAATTTCCTTGTCCCTGTTGGGCATGATGCCGCCGAGGTCGAGTTCGTTGTCAAGGACAATGATGTCTTCGGTGCTCAGCTCATAGGCACAGTGTCGATTCCTGCTGAGAAGCTCCTTTTTGGAGAAAGGATTAACGGCATCTACGATGTGCTTGAGTCCAATGGGAAGCCATGCGCTCAAGGTGCTGTGTTGCGGCTGTCCATACAGTACATCCCGGTGGCTCAGCTCAAAATGTATCACCATGGTGTCATTGCCGGCCCAGATAGCCTGGGAGTTCCTAATACTTACTTCCCGATGCGGCGTGGCAATAGAGTGACACTGTATCAGGACGCACATGTGCCTGATGGTTGTCTCCCGGATTTCTGTCTTGATCACGGAATGCGCTATCAGCACGGGCAGTGTTGGCGTGATATCTACGATGCTATATGCCAAGCACGGCGGTTGATTTACATTGTGGGATGGTCAGTGTTCCACACAATCCACCTCATCAGGGAAGGAGTTGAGAAGATGCCATCACTTGGGGAACTGTTGAAGATGAAGTCACAGGAAGGGGTGAGGGTGTTGCTTCTTGTGTGGGACGATCCAACATCAAGGAGTATTCTTGGAATTAAGACG GATGGTTTCATGGGCACACGAGATGAGGAGACCCGCAGATTTTTCAAGCACTCTTCAGTTCAAGTATTGCTTTGCCCACGATCTGCTGGGAAACGGCACAGCTGGGTGAAACAGCAG GAAACAGGAACCATTTTTACTCATCATCAGAAAACAGTTATTTTGGATGCTGATGCTGGCAATCATAAGAGGAAAATAATTGCTTTTGTTGGTGGCCTCGATTTATGCGGTGGGCGATATGATACACCTAGCCATCCTCTATTTAGGTCTCTTCAGACTGTGCACAAGGAGGATTATTACAATCCAAATTTTGCT acAGTTGATGCTCGTGGCCCAAGGGAACCATGGCACGACTTGCATTCCAAGATTGATGGTCCAGCGGCATATGATGTTTTGCAAAATTTTCAGGAGCGTTGGTTAAAGGCATCCAAACGCCATGGGATTAAAAAGTTAGGAAAATCATATGATGATGCCCTCCTCAGTATTGAAAGAATACCTGATTTTATAAGCATTAATGACGCAATATATTTTAGTGACAATGATCCAGAGACGTGGCATGTTCAG GTGTTTCGTTCTATTGATTCAAATTCTGCCAAAGGATTTCCAAAGGATCCACGGGAAGCAACCCGCAAG AATCTTGTTTGTGGGAAGAATGTACTGATTGATATGAGCATACATACTGCATATGTCAATGCTATTCGTGGAGCGCAGCACTTCATTTATATTGAGAACCAGTATTTCATTGGATCTTCGTTTAATTGGGATTCAAACAAAGATATTG GGGCTAATAATTTAATACCAATCGAAATTGCTCTCAAAATTGCAAACAAGATAAAGGCAAAAGAGAGATTCTCTGCATATATAGTAATTCCCATGTGGCCTGAGGGTAATCCAACAGGTGCTCCTACACAAAGAATTCTTTACTGGCAG CACAAGACAATGCAAATGATGTACGAAACAATATATAGGGCCCTGAAAGAAGAGGGTCTAGATGATCTATATGAGCCTCAGGATTATCTGAACTTCTTTTGTCTTGGCAATCGTGAAGTTGCTGACAGTCCAAGCACTTCAAACTCAACAAGCACTCCTCAG GAACAAGCTAGGAAACATAGAAGATTCATGGTATATGTACATTCAAAAGGCATGATTGTGGATGATGAATATGTGATAATTGGATCAGCTAATATCAATCAGAGGTCCATGGAAGGTATCAGAGATACTGAGATTGCGATGGGTGCGTATCAGCCACAGTATACATGGGCAAGTAAGGTTTCTGCACCCCGTGGACAG ATTTATGGGTACAGAATGTCTCTTTGGGCGGAGCATATTGGAGTGGTTGAGGAAGGCTTCAACTATCCAGAGACCATGGAATGCATGAGACGAGTTCGCCAAATCGGTGAACAGAACTGGGAACGATTTGTTGATAATGAGGTGACTGAGATGAGAGGCCACCTAATGAAGTACCCTGTAAGTGTTGACCGTAAGGGCAAGGTGAAACCCTTGCCAGGATGTACGTCATTCCCAGACATGGGTGGTAACATCTGTGGATCATTCCGAGCCATCCAAGAAAACCTCACAATATGA